The following proteins come from a genomic window of Lycium ferocissimum isolate CSIRO_LF1 chromosome 4, AGI_CSIRO_Lferr_CH_V1, whole genome shotgun sequence:
- the LOC132052118 gene encoding transcription factor bHLH18-like, translating into MEYTGNFNYEDDLFFDLKPNLSQDIYSSTPSAYTNIEENAQKALSSPLLSSNSSSSGFLISFSSSPINPQEEEEDIVMISSHLEENACQESLGENNNNNNNNIMYKRSSVQAQDHVIAERKRRKKMGELFISLSKIVPGLKKLDKSSILGDTIQYMKELQEQVKLLEQTEKNTCENNDSSTSKDQVEGSKIKARILDKSVLINIHCSKQDGMVGRVLFQMEQLHLSVHDIRIMPFGRTNLEISILAEMENGCCITVEDIVKDLQINLLEQV; encoded by the exons ATGGAATATACTGGTAATTTTAACTACGAAGATGACTTATTCTTCGACCTTAAGCCGAATCTTTCTCAAGATATATATTCATCAACTCCATCAGCTTACACCAATATTGAAGAGAATGCTCAAAAAGCTCTTTCTTCTCCCTTACTTTCCTCTAATTCTTCCTCTTCTGGATTTCTCATTTCGTTTTCATCATCACCGATTAATcctcaagaagaagaagaagatattgtAATGATAAGCTCtcatttggaagaaaatgcatgtcaagaatcattaggggaaaataataataataataataataatattatgtACAAGAGAAGTTCTGTACAAGCTCAAGATCATGTCATTGCGGAGAGGAaacgaagaaaaaaaatgggcgAGCTTTTCATATCTTTGTCAAAGATTGTCCCTGGTCTAAAGAAG TTAGACAAGTCTTCTATCCTTGGAGATACTATACAGTACATGAAAGAACTTCAAGAACAGGTAAAACTACTCGAACAGACAGAGAAAAATACCTGCGAAAATAATGATTCCTCTACCTCCAAGGACCAAGTTGAAGGATCAAAGATTAAGGCAAGGATTTTGGACAAAAGTGTACTTATTAACATCCATTGCAGCAAACAAGATGGAATGGTGGGAAGAGTGTTATTCCAAATGGAGCAATTGCATCTTTCAGTCCATGACATTAGGATCATGCCTTTTGGTCGGACCAACCTTGAAATATCAATTCTTGCTGAG ATGGAAAATGGATGTTGTATAACTGTGGAGGACATTGTAAAGGACCTCCAAATCAACCTTCTGGAGCAAGTTTAG